Proteins encoded together in one Acanthochromis polyacanthus isolate Apoly-LR-REF ecotype Palm Island chromosome 12, KAUST_Apoly_ChrSc, whole genome shotgun sequence window:
- the arhgef5 gene encoding trichohyalin isoform X13, protein METKRPSCSLLDSNVNMSDHKLQPGGRISRDPSPRPAMTAQSDREEVRRSESQAVKMRDKVRYKDVETMERLYERERRRDGERRERRPEEDRGRNGRPLSNQEKEAERDVRRGPKKGDTFPRVKKDNRRMTPSDERGERRPRRGDEEGWDRTWYRDEVRPRDRNQESDLRGQDWRRDVEVRAREEGRRREREVRVSSPHRRRDREVHSDRREKREGRRDTRSEGDSEEREMRRETAKREEVVYQNSRSEGDDKRDREREEDRARRRADRQRRTERQEDRYDRKEDRYDRKEDRYDRKEDRKEDRYDRKEDRKEDRYDRKEDRKEDRYDRKEDRYDRKEDRYDRKEDRKEDRYDRKEDRYDRKDDRKEVRYDRKEVRYDRKEDRKEDRYDRNDRKEERYDRKEDRYDRKEERYDRKEERKEDDAFRRQRTDRDRVPPKPPPRAQSSGEWSSDSESRFRRDQDRRDLERRHEGRSEGGRGEATGGASEQRRMWLEPQRNTREPSVDRERHARQKESRMEAEEKKAEEGRYRGGQGETEGVSVDGEEVQERHPSNSEGEERDGSDYWARSEDSEGGSDADWRQERDRMLSGEDGFVTVSSSGDREDEEDEEFVDCQEFWDVRDDSPGEEEETKYGFCVTGQTLPRSQAGQTGVDEASLETRHDDLRRGQHPNTTQEPEEPLPSELQEPRVILRSKPEHPYDEVGTIKRDSQTERLLKEWRQKNKDPAAGDADQTSPLPRNPYADVGSQVDFENIQPILDQIKSGAMSPEEVEAIRIRMSGAWSMSEEPKRHSQAPHLKWAKNVIREILGRSEETGVDEPNTPKQPEPEEEEEEEEEEEAAPDVQLTPEEDQSEEELEGLRGTRSSRAVMHVEQQPDMHVKTNTPLETDRQGGQAERKDLEGGGEEVAGSKRKEVEMFLSVSGTLYKPSSCPILNYEDEEEVEEAGKAQEVEVGVRQEVEVEGRQEVEVEGRQEVEVDKGKVGTLTSSCSFQDLGPEVRIRRRGIRKTTERRNGELVEVEEEEDEGVGRDRRTRIFSATDDEDDRSKSWGEVELKNVLDTIDKRRRNSKFFNAAQLYQQYSEAAQNFEILRQARSDILSLCEENSPAPSPPPARRPLPPLPPVPHPHSLSHSPSISSTQSLTLPEPPRTERRSSSPRLSISLSGQSASLWRELPGVRNSVELEELSEDQRRLQEVRFEVVTSEASYCRSLDIVVDHFVKSKQLGAKLTNQDRNWLFSRLADVRAISHSFLSKLEERVESDIMHFTVCDIIARHCQRFRMVYVPYLTNQSYQDATYQRLMNENQEFKQLVAKLERSPVCQRLPLRSFLVLPFQRITRIKLLVQNIVKRTTPGTAEALQAIKAMKLLEKLIQESNDSISQMKSIESLVSLSAKVDFECRTLPLVSQSRRLVREGPVTELIDFSLKDTERGVYLHLFNDYLLLSLQKEGGRFTVIDHSPVSDLRAENCRVKLHSLQKNLFRLHMSHKALLLRTDTQSDKLRWISALSRPHQEIDFSAAQDFEQMQCIRAFVAQQPDELSLEKADVILVHQQSSDNWVEGTRLSDRHRGWMPKSHLETISNSRVRQRNLSDALKLTTATAAV, encoded by the exons ATGGAGACCAAAAGGCCGAGCTGCAGCCTTCTCGACTCAAACGTTAACATGTCCGACCACAAGCTCCAGCCGGGCGGAAGAATCTCCAGAGATCCCAGTCCGAGGCCGGCGATGACGGCCCAGTCCGACCGAGAGGAGGTCCGGAGGAGTGAGAGCCAAGCTGTGAAGATGAGAGACAAAGTGAGATACAAAGACGTGGAGACAATGGAGAGACTCTATGAAAGAGAGAGACGAAGggatggagagaggagagagaggaggccagaggaggacagaggaagGAATGGAAGACCTCTGTCCAACCAGGAGAAGGAGGCCGAGAGGGACGTCAGGAGAGGCCCGAAGAAAGGCGACACATTTCCCAGAGTCAAGAAAGACAACAGAAGAATGACGCCGAGCGACGAAAGAGGGGAGAGGAGGCCGAggagaggagatgaggaggGCTGGGACAGAACCTGGTACCGAGACGAAGTCCGACCCAGAGACAGAAACCAGGAATCAGACCTCCGAGGTCAGGACTGGAGACGAGATGTGGAGGTCAGAGCGAGGGAGGAAGgtagaagaagagagagagaggtcagGGTGAGTTCTCCTCACAGAAGACGAGACAGAGAGGTTCATTCGGATagaagagagaagagggaaGGACGGAGGGACACGAGGAGCGAAGGGGACAGCGAGGAGAGAGAGATGAGGAGGGAGACAGCCAAGAGAGAGGAGGTGGTCTACCAGAACAGCAGGAGTGAAGGAGACGACaagagagacagggagagggaggaggacagGGCCAGGAGGAGGGCAGACAGgcagaggaggacagaaagacaggaggacaggtacGACAGGAAGGAGGACAGGTACGACAGGAAGGAGGACAGGTACGACAGGAAGGAGGACAG GAAGGAGGACAGGTACGACAGGAAGGAGGACAGGAAGGAGGACAGGTACGACAGGAAGGAGGACAGAAAGGAGGACAGGTACGACAGGAAGGAGGACAGGTACGACAGGAAGGAGGACAGGTACGACAGGAAGGAGGACAGGAAGGAGGACAGGTACGACAGGAAGGAGGACAGGTACGACAGGAAGGACGACAGGAAGGAGGTCAGGTACGACAGGAAGGAGGTCAGGTACGACAGGAAGGAGGACAGGAAGGAGGACAGGTACGACAGGAATGACAGGAAAGAGGAGAGGTATGACAGGAAGGAGGACAGGTACGACAGGAAAGAGGAGAGGTATGacaggaaggaggagaggaaggaggacgaTGCATTCAGGCGTCAGAGGACAGATCGGGACAGAGTACCTCCCAAACCTCCACCGCGAGCCCAGAGCAGCGGCGAGTGGAGCAGTGACAGCGAGTCCAGATTCAGGAGAGACCAAGACAGACGAGACTTGGAGAGAAGACACGAAGGGAGAAGTGAGGGAGGCAGAGGGGAGGCGACAGGGGGAGCGTCAGAGCAGAGGAGGATGTGGTTAGAACCGCAGAGGAATACCAGAGAACCATCTGTAGACCGAGAGAGGCACGCGAGGCAGAAAGAGAGCAGGATGGAGGCCGAGGAGAAGAAAGCAGAGGAGGGCAGATATAGGGGAGgacagggagagacagagggggTGAGTGTGGACGGAGAGGAGGTGCAGGAGAGACATCCGTCCAACAGCGAAGGGGAGGAAAGAGATGGAAGCGACTACTGGGCGCGCTCGGAAGACAGCGAAGGAGGAAGTGATGCGGACTGGAGGCAGGAAAGGGACAGAATGCTGTCGGGAGAGGACGGCTTCGTCACCGTGTCCAGCAGCGGAGACCGAGAAgacgaggaggacgaggagtTCGTGGACTGCCAGGAGTTCTGGGACGTCAGAGATGACTCacctggagaggaggaggagactaaGTATGGCTTCTGTGTGACTGGACAGACTCTGCCCCGGTCACAAGCCGGTCAGACAGGTGTAGACGAGGCAAGTTTAGAAACTCGTCATGATGACCTCAGACGTGGCCAACACCCAAACACCACCCAGGAACCAGAGGAACCCCTCCCCTCTGAGCTTCAGGAGCCCAGAGTCATCCTGAGGAGCAAACCTGAGCATCCGTATGACGAGGTCGGGACGATTAAACGAGACTCTCAGACCGAAAGACTCCTCAAAGAATGGAGGCAGAAGAACAAAGACCCGGCAGCCGGAGACGCCGACCAGACCTCTCCTCTCCCCAGGAACCCCTACGCCGACGTCGGCTCCCAGGTGGACTTTGAGAATATCCAGCCCATCCTGGACCAGATCAAGTCCGGAGCCATGAGTCCGGAGGAGGTGGAGGCTATCCGGATCCGGATGAGCGGAGCTTGGAGCATGTCCGAGGAGCCCAAGAGGCACTCCCAGGCACCTCACCTCAAGTGGGCCAAAAACGTGATCCGAGAGATCCTGGGACGCTCCGAGGAGACGGGGGTGGACGAACCGAACACACCCAAACAACCTGAAcccgaagaggaggaggaggaggaggaggaggaagaggcggCGCCTGATGTTCAGCTAACACCGGAGGAGGATCAGtcggaggaggagctggaggggcTGAGAGGTACGAGGTCGAGCAGAGCCGTCATGCATGTTGAACAGCAACCAGACATGCATGTAAAAACTAACACGCCACtagagacggacagacagggAGGACAGGCAGAGAGGAAAGATCTAGAGGGAGGAGGCGAGGAGGTGGCAGGGAGCAAACGAAAGGAGGTGGAGATGTTTCTGAGTGTCAGCGGCACTCTGTACAAACCCAGCAGCTGCCCCATTCTGAACtatgaggatgaggaggaggtggaggaggcagGGAAGGCACAGGAAGTGGAGGTGGGAGTCAGACAGGAAGTGGAGGTGgaaggcagacaggaagtggaggtggaaggcagacaggaagtggaagTGGACAAGGGTAAAGTAGGGACGTTGACGAGCTCCTGCAGCTTTCAGGATCTGGGTCCTGAAGTTCGGATCCGAAGGAGAGGAATCCGTAAGACGACAGAGAGAAGAAATGGAGAGCTGGTAGAggtggaggaagaagaggatgaAGGTGTTGGAAGAGACCGCAGAACCAGAATATTCTCTGCAACAG ATGACGAAGACGACCGCAGTAAAAGCTGGGGGGAAGTGGAGCTCAA GAATGTTTTGGACACGATCGACAAGCGAAGAAGGAACTCAAAGTTTTTCA ATGCTGCCCAGCTCTACCAGCAGTACAGTGAAGCAGCTCAGAACTTTGAGATCCTCCGTCAGGCCCGTTCAGACATCCTCTCGCTGTGTGAGGAGAACTCTCCggctccttctcctcctccggcCCGCCGCCCCCTGCCTCCCCTGCCTCCCGTCCCTCACCCCCACTCCCTCAGCCACAGCCCCTCCATCAGCAGCACCCAGAGCCTGACGCTGCCAGAACCCCCCAGAACCGAGCGCCGGTCCTCCTCCCCCAGACTCTCCATCTCCCTCAGCGGCCAGTCGGCCTCCCTGTGGAGGGAGCTGCCCGGAGTCAGGAACAGCGtggagctggaggagctgaGCGAGGACCAGAGGAGGCTGCAGGAG GTGAGGTTTGAGGTGGTGACCTCAGAGGCTTCGTACTGCAGGAGTCTGGACATCGTGGTGGACCACTTTGTGAAGTCCAAGCAGCTCGGAGCGAAGCTGACCAACCAGGACAGGAACTGGCTCTTCTCCAGACTGGCCGATGTCCGAGCCATCAGCCACAG TTTCCTGTCAAAGCTGGAGGAGCGGGTCGAGTCGGACATCATGCACTTCACGGTTTGTGACATCATCGCTCGCCACTGCCAGCGCTTCAGGATGGTTTATGTTCCCTACCTCACCAACCAGTCGTACCAGGACGCCACCTACCAGAGGCTCAT GAACGAGAATCAGGAGTTCAAGCAGCTGGTGGCCAAACTAGAGAGGAGTCCGGTCTGCCAGAGGCTTCCTCTGCGCTCCTTCCTGGTTCTTCCCTTCCAGAGAATCACCAGAATCAAGCTGCTGGTCCAG AACATCGTGAAGAGGACGACTCCAGGAACAGCAGAAGCCCTGCAGGCCATCAAAGCCATGAAGCTCCTGGAGAAG ctGATCCAGGAGAGCAACGACAGCATCTCTCAGATGAAGAGCATCGAGTCTCTGGTTTCTCTCAGCGCTAAAGTCGACTTCGAGTGCAGA ACTCTTCCTCTGGTCAGTCAGTCCCGTCGGCTGGTGAGAGAAGGTCCGGTTACCGAGCTGATAGATTTCTCTCTGAAGGACACGGAGCGAGGCGTTTACCTTCATCTGTTCAACGACTACCTGCTGCTGTCGCTGCAGAAAGA AGGAGGAAGGTTCACCGTCATCGATCACTCTCCCGTCTCAGACCTGCGAGCAGAAAACTGCCGAGTCAAGCTTCACTCGCTGCAGAAGAACCTGTTCCGGCTGCACATGTCGCACAAAGCCCTGCTGCTCCGGACCGACACACA GAGCGATAAGCTACGCTGGATATCGGCGCTCTCCAGGCCTCATCAGGAAATAGACTTTTCTGCTGCACAAG ATTTCGAACAGATGCAGTGTATCCGAGCCTTCGTTGCCCAGCAACCGGACGAGCTGTCCTTAGAAAAAGCCGACGTTATTCTGGTGCACCAGCAGAGCAGCGACA actgGGTCGAGGGAACCCGGCTGTCGGACCGACACCGTGGGTGGATGCCCAAGTCCCACCTGGAGACCATCAGCAACTCCAGAGTCCGACAACGAAACCTGTCGGACGCCCTCAAACTCACCACGGCCACAGCTGCTGTCTAg
- the arhgef5 gene encoding trichohyalin isoform X21 encodes METKRPSCSLLDSNVNMSDHKLQPGGRISRDPSPRPAMTAQSDREEVRRSESQAVKMRDKVRYKDVETMERLYERERRRDGERRERRPEEDRGRNGRPLSNQEKEAERDVRRGPKKGDTFPRVKKDNRRMTPSDERGERRPRRGDEEGWDRTWYRDEVRPRDRNQESDLRGQDWRRDVEVRAREEGRRREREVRVSSPHRRRDREVHSDRREKREGRRDTRSEGDSEEREMRRETAKREEVVYQNSRSEGDDKRDREREEDRARRRADRQRRTERQEDRYDRKEDRYDRKEDRYDRKEDRKEDRYDRKEDRKEDRYDRKEDRYDRKEDRYDRKEDRKEDRYDRKEDRYDRKDDRKEVRYDRKEVRYDRKEDRKEDRYDRNDRKEERYDRKEDRYDRKEERYDRKEERKEDDAFRRQRTDRDRVPPKPPPRAQSSGEWSSDSESRFRRDQDRRDLERRHEGRSEGGRGEATGGASEQRRMWLEPQRNTREPSVDRERHARQKESRMEAEEKKAEEGRYRGGQGETEGVSVDGEEVQERHPSNSEGEERDGSDYWARSEDSEGGSDADWRQERDRMLSGEDGFVTVSSSGDREDEEDEEFVDCQEFWDVRDDSPGEEEETKYGFCVTGQTLPRSQAGQTGVDEASLETRHDDLRRGQHPNTTQEPEEPLPSELQEPRVILRSKPEHPYDEVGTIKRDSQTERLLKEWRQKNKDPAAGDADQTSPLPRNPYADVGSQVDFENIQPILDQIKSGAMSPEEVEAIRIRMSGAWSMSEEPKRHSQAPHLKWAKNVIREILGRSEETGVDEPNTPKQPEPEEEEEEEEEEEAAPDVQLTPEEDQSEEELEGLRGTRSSRAVMHVEQQPDMHVKTNTPLETDRQGGQAERKDLEGGGEEVAGSKRKEVEMFLSVSGTLYKPSSCPILNYEDEEEVEEAGKAQEVEVGVRQEVEVEGRQEVEVEGRQEVEVDKGKVGTLTSSCSFQDLGPEVRIRRRGIRKTTERRNGELVEVEEEEDEGVGRDRRTRIFSATDDEDDRSKSWGEVELKNVLDTIDKRRRNSKFFNAAQLYQQYSEAAQNFEILRQARSDILSLCEENSPAPSPPPARRPLPPLPPVPHPHSLSHSPSISSTQSLTLPEPPRTERRSSSPRLSISLSGQSASLWRELPGVRNSVELEELSEDQRRLQEVRFEVVTSEASYCRSLDIVVDHFVKSKQLGAKLTNQDRNWLFSRLADVRAISHSFLSKLEERVESDIMHFTVCDIIARHCQRFRMVYVPYLTNQSYQDATYQRLMNENQEFKQLVAKLERSPVCQRLPLRSFLVLPFQRITRIKLLVQNIVKRTTPGTAEALQAIKAMKLLEKLIQESNDSISQMKSIESLVSLSAKVDFECRTLPLVSQSRRLVREGPVTELIDFSLKDTERGVYLHLFNDYLLLSLQKEGGRFTVIDHSPVSDLRAENCRVKLHSLQKNLFRLHMSHKALLLRTDTQSDKLRWISALSRPHQEIDFSAAQDFEQMQCIRAFVAQQPDELSLEKADVILVHQQSSDNWVEGTRLSDRHRGWMPKSHLETISNSRVRQRNLSDALKLTTATAAV; translated from the exons ATGGAGACCAAAAGGCCGAGCTGCAGCCTTCTCGACTCAAACGTTAACATGTCCGACCACAAGCTCCAGCCGGGCGGAAGAATCTCCAGAGATCCCAGTCCGAGGCCGGCGATGACGGCCCAGTCCGACCGAGAGGAGGTCCGGAGGAGTGAGAGCCAAGCTGTGAAGATGAGAGACAAAGTGAGATACAAAGACGTGGAGACAATGGAGAGACTCTATGAAAGAGAGAGACGAAGggatggagagaggagagagaggaggccagaggaggacagaggaagGAATGGAAGACCTCTGTCCAACCAGGAGAAGGAGGCCGAGAGGGACGTCAGGAGAGGCCCGAAGAAAGGCGACACATTTCCCAGAGTCAAGAAAGACAACAGAAGAATGACGCCGAGCGACGAAAGAGGGGAGAGGAGGCCGAggagaggagatgaggaggGCTGGGACAGAACCTGGTACCGAGACGAAGTCCGACCCAGAGACAGAAACCAGGAATCAGACCTCCGAGGTCAGGACTGGAGACGAGATGTGGAGGTCAGAGCGAGGGAGGAAGgtagaagaagagagagagaggtcagGGTGAGTTCTCCTCACAGAAGACGAGACAGAGAGGTTCATTCGGATagaagagagaagagggaaGGACGGAGGGACACGAGGAGCGAAGGGGACAGCGAGGAGAGAGAGATGAGGAGGGAGACAGCCAAGAGAGAGGAGGTGGTCTACCAGAACAGCAGGAGTGAAGGAGACGACaagagagacagggagagggaggaggacagGGCCAGGAGGAGGGCAGACAGgcagaggaggacagaaagacaggaggacaggtacGACAGGAAGGAGGACAGGTACGACAGGAAGGAGGACAGGTACGACAGGAAGGAGGACAG GAAGGAGGACAGGTACGACAGGAAGGAGGACAGGAAGGAGGACAG GTACGACAGGAAGGAGGACAGGTACGACAGGAAGGAGGACAGGTACGACAGGAAGGAGGACAGGAAGGAGGACAGGTACGACAGGAAGGAGGACAGGTACGACAGGAAGGACGACAGGAAGGAGGTCAGGTACGACAGGAAGGAGGTCAGGTACGACAGGAAGGAGGACAGGAAGGAGGACAGGTACGACAGGAATGACAGGAAAGAGGAGAGGTATGACAGGAAGGAGGACAGGTACGACAGGAAAGAGGAGAGGTATGacaggaaggaggagaggaaggaggacgaTGCATTCAGGCGTCAGAGGACAGATCGGGACAGAGTACCTCCCAAACCTCCACCGCGAGCCCAGAGCAGCGGCGAGTGGAGCAGTGACAGCGAGTCCAGATTCAGGAGAGACCAAGACAGACGAGACTTGGAGAGAAGACACGAAGGGAGAAGTGAGGGAGGCAGAGGGGAGGCGACAGGGGGAGCGTCAGAGCAGAGGAGGATGTGGTTAGAACCGCAGAGGAATACCAGAGAACCATCTGTAGACCGAGAGAGGCACGCGAGGCAGAAAGAGAGCAGGATGGAGGCCGAGGAGAAGAAAGCAGAGGAGGGCAGATATAGGGGAGgacagggagagacagagggggTGAGTGTGGACGGAGAGGAGGTGCAGGAGAGACATCCGTCCAACAGCGAAGGGGAGGAAAGAGATGGAAGCGACTACTGGGCGCGCTCGGAAGACAGCGAAGGAGGAAGTGATGCGGACTGGAGGCAGGAAAGGGACAGAATGCTGTCGGGAGAGGACGGCTTCGTCACCGTGTCCAGCAGCGGAGACCGAGAAgacgaggaggacgaggagtTCGTGGACTGCCAGGAGTTCTGGGACGTCAGAGATGACTCacctggagaggaggaggagactaaGTATGGCTTCTGTGTGACTGGACAGACTCTGCCCCGGTCACAAGCCGGTCAGACAGGTGTAGACGAGGCAAGTTTAGAAACTCGTCATGATGACCTCAGACGTGGCCAACACCCAAACACCACCCAGGAACCAGAGGAACCCCTCCCCTCTGAGCTTCAGGAGCCCAGAGTCATCCTGAGGAGCAAACCTGAGCATCCGTATGACGAGGTCGGGACGATTAAACGAGACTCTCAGACCGAAAGACTCCTCAAAGAATGGAGGCAGAAGAACAAAGACCCGGCAGCCGGAGACGCCGACCAGACCTCTCCTCTCCCCAGGAACCCCTACGCCGACGTCGGCTCCCAGGTGGACTTTGAGAATATCCAGCCCATCCTGGACCAGATCAAGTCCGGAGCCATGAGTCCGGAGGAGGTGGAGGCTATCCGGATCCGGATGAGCGGAGCTTGGAGCATGTCCGAGGAGCCCAAGAGGCACTCCCAGGCACCTCACCTCAAGTGGGCCAAAAACGTGATCCGAGAGATCCTGGGACGCTCCGAGGAGACGGGGGTGGACGAACCGAACACACCCAAACAACCTGAAcccgaagaggaggaggaggaggaggaggaggaagaggcggCGCCTGATGTTCAGCTAACACCGGAGGAGGATCAGtcggaggaggagctggaggggcTGAGAGGTACGAGGTCGAGCAGAGCCGTCATGCATGTTGAACAGCAACCAGACATGCATGTAAAAACTAACACGCCACtagagacggacagacagggAGGACAGGCAGAGAGGAAAGATCTAGAGGGAGGAGGCGAGGAGGTGGCAGGGAGCAAACGAAAGGAGGTGGAGATGTTTCTGAGTGTCAGCGGCACTCTGTACAAACCCAGCAGCTGCCCCATTCTGAACtatgaggatgaggaggaggtggaggaggcagGGAAGGCACAGGAAGTGGAGGTGGGAGTCAGACAGGAAGTGGAGGTGgaaggcagacaggaagtggaggtggaaggcagacaggaagtggaagTGGACAAGGGTAAAGTAGGGACGTTGACGAGCTCCTGCAGCTTTCAGGATCTGGGTCCTGAAGTTCGGATCCGAAGGAGAGGAATCCGTAAGACGACAGAGAGAAGAAATGGAGAGCTGGTAGAggtggaggaagaagaggatgaAGGTGTTGGAAGAGACCGCAGAACCAGAATATTCTCTGCAACAG ATGACGAAGACGACCGCAGTAAAAGCTGGGGGGAAGTGGAGCTCAA GAATGTTTTGGACACGATCGACAAGCGAAGAAGGAACTCAAAGTTTTTCA ATGCTGCCCAGCTCTACCAGCAGTACAGTGAAGCAGCTCAGAACTTTGAGATCCTCCGTCAGGCCCGTTCAGACATCCTCTCGCTGTGTGAGGAGAACTCTCCggctccttctcctcctccggcCCGCCGCCCCCTGCCTCCCCTGCCTCCCGTCCCTCACCCCCACTCCCTCAGCCACAGCCCCTCCATCAGCAGCACCCAGAGCCTGACGCTGCCAGAACCCCCCAGAACCGAGCGCCGGTCCTCCTCCCCCAGACTCTCCATCTCCCTCAGCGGCCAGTCGGCCTCCCTGTGGAGGGAGCTGCCCGGAGTCAGGAACAGCGtggagctggaggagctgaGCGAGGACCAGAGGAGGCTGCAGGAG GTGAGGTTTGAGGTGGTGACCTCAGAGGCTTCGTACTGCAGGAGTCTGGACATCGTGGTGGACCACTTTGTGAAGTCCAAGCAGCTCGGAGCGAAGCTGACCAACCAGGACAGGAACTGGCTCTTCTCCAGACTGGCCGATGTCCGAGCCATCAGCCACAG TTTCCTGTCAAAGCTGGAGGAGCGGGTCGAGTCGGACATCATGCACTTCACGGTTTGTGACATCATCGCTCGCCACTGCCAGCGCTTCAGGATGGTTTATGTTCCCTACCTCACCAACCAGTCGTACCAGGACGCCACCTACCAGAGGCTCAT GAACGAGAATCAGGAGTTCAAGCAGCTGGTGGCCAAACTAGAGAGGAGTCCGGTCTGCCAGAGGCTTCCTCTGCGCTCCTTCCTGGTTCTTCCCTTCCAGAGAATCACCAGAATCAAGCTGCTGGTCCAG AACATCGTGAAGAGGACGACTCCAGGAACAGCAGAAGCCCTGCAGGCCATCAAAGCCATGAAGCTCCTGGAGAAG ctGATCCAGGAGAGCAACGACAGCATCTCTCAGATGAAGAGCATCGAGTCTCTGGTTTCTCTCAGCGCTAAAGTCGACTTCGAGTGCAGA ACTCTTCCTCTGGTCAGTCAGTCCCGTCGGCTGGTGAGAGAAGGTCCGGTTACCGAGCTGATAGATTTCTCTCTGAAGGACACGGAGCGAGGCGTTTACCTTCATCTGTTCAACGACTACCTGCTGCTGTCGCTGCAGAAAGA AGGAGGAAGGTTCACCGTCATCGATCACTCTCCCGTCTCAGACCTGCGAGCAGAAAACTGCCGAGTCAAGCTTCACTCGCTGCAGAAGAACCTGTTCCGGCTGCACATGTCGCACAAAGCCCTGCTGCTCCGGACCGACACACA GAGCGATAAGCTACGCTGGATATCGGCGCTCTCCAGGCCTCATCAGGAAATAGACTTTTCTGCTGCACAAG ATTTCGAACAGATGCAGTGTATCCGAGCCTTCGTTGCCCAGCAACCGGACGAGCTGTCCTTAGAAAAAGCCGACGTTATTCTGGTGCACCAGCAGAGCAGCGACA actgGGTCGAGGGAACCCGGCTGTCGGACCGACACCGTGGGTGGATGCCCAAGTCCCACCTGGAGACCATCAGCAACTCCAGAGTCCGACAACGAAACCTGTCGGACGCCCTCAAACTCACCACGGCCACAGCTGCTGTCTAg